The following proteins come from a genomic window of Salvia hispanica cultivar TCC Black 2014 chromosome 4, UniMelb_Shisp_WGS_1.0, whole genome shotgun sequence:
- the LOC125218749 gene encoding probable E3 ubiquitin-protein ligase LUL4 produces MGISFSTTTTATATTARRRAPTHPYHHPHPADYYPAYPHAYPAASPPVYYPYYESNGYAVCDHAAMGQPYFGPFELQPPPLVAGEREEKPTKVVNSDVNVHKDTLRLESDELNPDRSLVCFVFDALLDGSITIYYFAKEEANRRVVPLFPDAYVPIKIPFRKGLHQEFRQPSGTGIDLHYFAMDDLSHPSSRHDVFPIVISADTCVTPYIVEDRSYHYAHTSPQMQVTQVVLPKNNEGQFFPKAVRQLLWTDDDCYELREIYGLGKSGPGFSDSGSGKECVVCMTEPKDIALLPCRHMCMCSNCAKALRLQSNKCPICRENIEAVIEIRIDNLDH; encoded by the exons ATGGGCATTTCATTcagcaccaccaccaccgccaccgccaccaccgCGCGGCGGAGAGCCCCCACCCACCCCTACCACCACCCCCACCCGGCCGACTACTACCCGGCTTACCCCCATGCTTACCCTGCCGCCTCTCCCCCAGTCTACTACCCCTACTACGAGTCCAACGGCTACGCCGTGTGCGACCACGCCGCCATGGGCCAGCCCTATTTCGGCCCCTTTGAGCTGCAGCCACCGCCGCTTGTTGCGGGGGAGCGCGAGGAGAAGCCCACCAAGGTTGTGAACAGCGATGTCAATGTGCATAAGGACACCTTGAGGCTGGAGAGTGATGAGCTCAACCCGGATCGCTCCTTGGTTTGTTTCGTGTTTGATGCTTTGCTTGATGGAAG CATCACGATATATTACTTCGCCAAAGAAGAAGCCAACCGCAGAGTTGTCCCCTTATTTCCAGATGCATATGTTCCCATCAAAATTCCTTTCAGGAAAGGACTTCACCAGGAATTTCGTCAGCCTTCAGGAACTGGCATCGACTTACATTATTTTGCAATGGATGATTTGTCACATCCGTCGTCCAGACATGATGTTTTTCCAATTGTAATATCGGCTGATACTTGTGTAACTCCTTACATAGTTGAGGATAGAAGCTACCATTATGCACATACGTCGCCTCAGATGCAGGTAACTCAGGTGGTTCTGCCCAAAAATAACGAGGGACAATTTTTTCCCAAAGCTGTCAGGCAGTTGCTCTGGACAGATGATGATTGCTATGAATTGAGAGAGATATATGGGCTAGGAAAATCTGGCCCAGGTTTCAGTGATAGTGGATCGGGAAAAGAATGTGTTGTCTGCATGACTGAACCGAAGGATATCGCATTGCTTCCTTGCAGACATATG TGTATGTGCAGCAACTGTGCGAAGGCACTGAGACTTCAGTCGAACAAATGCCCCATCTGCAGAGAAAACATTGAAGCAGTCATTGAAATCAGGATCGATAATTTGGATCACTGA
- the LOC125219109 gene encoding TVP38/TMEM64 family membrane protein slr0305-like: MAFKFSWASLWKISLLLLLIGAILVACFTLPVDKILKDFLVWIEQDLGPWGPLVLAVAYIPLTVLAVPASILTLGGGYLFGLPIGFFADSIGATLGAGAAFLLGRTIGRSFVISKLGDYPKFRAVSIAIERSGFKIVLLLRLVPLLPFNMMNYLLSVTPVPIAHYMLASWLGMMPITFALVYVGTTLKDLSDVTHGWHEFSRTRLAFIFLGLVMSAVLITCVTRVAKAALEKALAETGECLEGDTMSQSLPLTSNPSVNLHEPLIIKIDTDQDNHEH, translated from the exons ATGGCGTTCAAATTCAGTTGGGCTTCGCTGTGGAAGATTTCGCTACTTCTGTTGCTGATTGGGGCTATTTTAGTTGCTTGTTTTACTCTCCCTGTTGACAAG ATACTGAAAGATTTCTTAGTATGGATAGAGCAAGATCTTGGTCCTTGGGGTCCCCTAGTGCT GGCTGTTGCATACATTCCTTTAACAGTGTTGGCTGTCCCAGCTTCTATACTGACG CTGGGTGGTGGATATCTCTTTGGCTTGCCTATCGGTTTCTTTGCTGATTCTATTGGTGCAACATTAGGTGCTGGGGCTGCATTTCTTCTTGGGCGAACA ATAGGAAGATCCTTTGTTATTTCAAAGTTAGGTGATTATCCCAAGTTCCGAGCAGTTTCCATTGCAATTGAGAGATCCGGATTCAAG ATTGTGTTGTTGCTCCGTCTTGTTCCTCTACTTCCCTTCAATATGATGAACTACCTCTTATCCGTCACTCCAGTACCTATAGCTCATTACATGCTAGCATCATGGTTGGGCATGATG CCTATCACTTTTGCATTGGTCTACGTTGGAACAACATTAAAGGATCTTTCGGATGTAACACATGGATGGCATGAATTCTCCAGAACCCGATTG GCATTTATCTTCCTCGGTCTTGTGATGTCTG CGGTGTTGATAACATGCGTCACAAGAGTTGCAAAGGCTGCGTTGGAAAAGGCATTGGCTGAAACCGGGGAATGTCTAGAAGGAGATACCATGTCACAATCGTTGCCTCTCACATCGAACCCTTCTGTCAACCTCCACGAACCACTTATAATCAAGATTGATACTGATCAAGACAACCACGAACACTAG
- the LOC125224137 gene encoding UPF0613 protein PB24D3.06c-like, with translation MAPNSPTGAAAAVNNKYKLNGVMFKYGPKPIQVAFKVGNFKQQVVFVGGFKEGILATEYLEPLAFALEKEHWSLVQFLFSSSYSGYGISTLKQDANELDQLISYLIDNEDSHGVILLGHGHGCQDIVFYLDSNAAWSRAVTAVILQAPVSDREYFQKAGSMIDLAATMINHGRPYDFMPRKVHPDAPITAYRYHSLYARNGEDDMFSSDLSDKELKEKLGHMSNTPTLVIYSMADEHVPQHVNKQEFGGRLCRALGGAEMVEIESGNHSLSNWTKEAVQAIMEFVKRDGLKGCEDPWS, from the exons ATGGCGCCCAACTCCCCAACCGGAGCCGCCGCAGCCGTTAACAATAAGTATAAGCTTAACGGGGTGATGTTCAAGTATGGCCCAAAACCGATTCAG GTTGCATTTAAGGTAGGAAATTTCAAGCAGCAAGTTGTTTTTGTTGGTGGATTTAAAGAAGGAATTTTGGCAACTGA ATACTTGGAACCTCTGGCATTTGCTTTAGAGAAGGAGCATTGGTCGTTAGTTCAATTCCTATTTTCATCTTCCTACAGCGGATATGGCATCTCCACCTTGAAAcaa GATGCCAATGAACTTGATCAACTCATAAGTTATTTAATCGACAATGAGGACTCTCATGGTGTCATCCTACTAGGACACGGTCATGGCTGTCAG GATATTGTATTTTACTTGGATAGTAATGCAGCATGGTCAAGAGCAGTTACAGCAGTCATTTTACAG gCTCCGGTTAGTGACCGTGAATACTTCCAAAAGGCTGGCTCCATGATTGATCTAGCCGCAACTATGATCAATCATGGTCGACCGTACGATTTTATGCCGAGAAAAGTACATCCAGACGCTCCAATCACGGCCTATAG GTATCACTCTTTATACGCGAGGAATGGTGAGGATGATATGTTTAGTTCCGACTTGAGTGATAAGGAGTTGAAGGAGAAGCTCGGGCACATGTCCAATACGCCTACCTTG GTCATCTACTCGATGGCGGATGAGCACGTGCCACAACACGTGAACAAACAAGAATTTGGTGGCAG ATTATGTAGAGCATTGGGTGGAGCCGAGATGGTTGAGATTGAAAGTGGAAaccattctctctctaactgGACTAAGGAAGCCGTGCAGGCTATAATGGAGTTCGTCAAGAGGGACGGACTCAAAGGTTGCGAAGATCCTTGGAGCTAA